From the genome of Candidatus Hydrogenedentota bacterium:
CGAAATCGCATGAAGACTTTTCGACGCTCATGCTTGCCGCCGAGAAGGCCGGCGTGACGGAATCGTTCTCGTGCACAGAGCCGAAGACGGTGTTTGCCCCCACGAACGACGCTTTCAAGAAGATCCCCGCGGAACAGTTGACGGCCTTGCTTGAGGACAAAGAGAAGCTGCGCGCCATTCTGGCCCGCCACATCGTGCCGGGCGTGGTGAAGGCGGAAGACCTCAAGAAGCTGACGTCGACGAAAGTGGGCGATGGAAAGGAACTGCCCGTCAGCACGTGCAGCCAAAGCGGCACGGTTAGCATTGGTAACGCGAAAGTGGTCCGCACGGAAGTGGCCAGCAACGGCATGATCTACGCCCTCGACTCGGTACTCATGCCCGAAGAGAAGACGGCTGCCGCGCCGGCACCCGAGGAAGCCGTGAAAGTGGCGACCAAGTAAATCTCGCGAAAACGCGCTCTGGAATGCAGAGCGCTACGATGAATACGGCCCGAGGGACAACCCTCGGGCCTTTTCTTTTGCCCAATCCAGTTGTTCCCTTCCCCTCTATCGACGCAGTACAATGCAGTTGCCTGGCGTCTTTGGTGACGGACGGATGGGGGTGACGAGGAGAGGGGCAGCCATGATGTTGCGAGATGACGCACTCGAGTATCACAGCCGGGGACGCGCCGGAAAAATCGAAGTCGTATCGACCAAGCCTTGTCAGACTCAGCGCGACCTTTCGCTCGCCTACACGCCCGGTGTGGCAAAACCCTGCCTCGCGATTCAGGAGAACCCGGACGATGCCTATCGTTATACCTCGAAAGGCAATCTCGTCGCGGTGGTGTCGAACGGCACCGCCGTGCTCGGCTTGGGCGATATCGGCGCGCTCGCGGGCAAACCCGTCATGGAAGGCAAAGGCGTCCTCTTCAAACGTTTCGCCGATATTGACGTGTTCGATATCGAACTGAACTCGCACGATCCCGACGAGATCATCCGCGCCGTCAAACTCATGGAGCCTACGTTCGGCGGCATCAATCTCGAAGACATCAAAGCCCCCGAATGCTTTTACATCGAGGAACGACTCAAAGCCGAGATGGGCATCCCCGTCTTTCACGATGACCAACACGGCACGGCAATTATCTCTGGGGCTGGTTTACTCAACGCGCTTGAGATTGTGGGCAAGCGTATTCAGGACGTGAAGGTCGTGTTCTGCGGCGCGGGAGCCGCGGGGATCGCGTGCGCCAACTTCTACATC
Proteins encoded in this window:
- a CDS encoding fasciclin domain-containing protein — encoded protein: MKKTAEAGACSKSASGEACSAAKTAEAGACASKAAGACATKAAEGACCEGKDILSVAKSHEDFSTLMLAAEKAGVTESFSCTEPKTVFAPTNDAFKKIPAEQLTALLEDKEKLRAILARHIVPGVVKAEDLKKLTSTKVGDGKELPVSTCSQSGTVSIGNAKVVRTEVASNGMIYALDSVLMPEEKTAAAPAPEEAVKVATK